The Populus alba chromosome 4, ASM523922v2, whole genome shotgun sequence genome contains a region encoding:
- the LOC118055979 gene encoding protein ABA DEFICIENT 4, chloroplastic isoform X1: protein MAFSSCFCYPHFSLKNDCSGLTIRSHHIVGKDQKLFSSLRSNSIELLGQRVARVGADLHRDWNFLGGSRIIVHPKLTNFLVYRKSSGVNASYTNRDLWSGRNTFVVPSWIFSARHMDRTGLTSSQIASSVFTLGTAAVLPFYTLMVVAPKAEVTRKSMESSIPFIVLGLLYAFLLYLSWTPDTMRLMFASQYWLPELPGIAKMFSSEMTLASAWIHLLAVDLFAARQVFNDGLENEVETRHSVSLCLLFCPIGIATHFITKALTKGSGTTRHDM from the exons ATGGCCTTCTCTTCCTGCTTTTGCTATCCTCATTTCTCACTCAAG AATGATTGCTCAGGGCTGACTATAAGATCTCATCACATTGTTGGGAAAGATCAAAAGTTGTTTTCTTCACTCAGAAGTAATAGCATCGAACTTCTTGGCCAACGGGTTGCAAGAGTGGGAGCTGACTTACACAGAGACTGGAATTTTCTTGGAGGTTCAAGAATTATCGTTCATCCAAAACTAACAAATTTCCTTGTCTATCGAAAAAGCTCAGGAGTAAACGCATCAt ATACCAACAGGGACTTATGGTCAGGCAGGAACACTTTTGTTGTCCCCTCTTGGATCTTTTCTGCGCGACACATGGACAGAACAG GGTTGACAAGTTCTCAGATTGCAAGCAGTGTTTTTACTTTGGGAACTGCAGCTGTTCTCCCATTTTACACGCTCATGGTTGTAGCTCCTAAAGCTGAAGTG ACTAGAAAGTCTATGGAAAGCAGCATTCCATTTATTGTGCTTGGACTTCTGTATGCATTTCTATTATACCTCTCTTGGACACCTGACACAATGCGTCTAATGTTTGCGAGTCAATACTGGTTACCAGAG CTGCCTGGTATAGCGAAGATGTTCTCCAGTGAGATGACATTAGCTTCAGCATGGATTCATTTGTTAGCTGTAGACCTCTTTGCTGCAAG GCAGGTATTTAATGATGGGCTAGAAAATGAAGTTGAGACTCGACATTCGGTTTCTCTTTGCCTGCTCTTTTGTCCGATTGGAATCGCCACTCATTTCATCACTAAAGCACTAACCAAAGGTTCTGGAACTACCAGGCATGACATGTAA
- the LOC118055979 gene encoding protein ABA DEFICIENT 4, chloroplastic isoform X2, producing the protein MAFSSCFCYPHFSLKNDCSGLTIRSHHIVGKDQKLFSSLRSNSIELLGQRVARVGADLHRDWNFLGGSRIIVHPKLTNFLVYRKSSGVNASWLTSSQIASSVFTLGTAAVLPFYTLMVVAPKAEVTRKSMESSIPFIVLGLLYAFLLYLSWTPDTMRLMFASQYWLPELPGIAKMFSSEMTLASAWIHLLAVDLFAARQVFNDGLENEVETRHSVSLCLLFCPIGIATHFITKALTKGSGTTRHDM; encoded by the exons ATGGCCTTCTCTTCCTGCTTTTGCTATCCTCATTTCTCACTCAAG AATGATTGCTCAGGGCTGACTATAAGATCTCATCACATTGTTGGGAAAGATCAAAAGTTGTTTTCTTCACTCAGAAGTAATAGCATCGAACTTCTTGGCCAACGGGTTGCAAGAGTGGGAGCTGACTTACACAGAGACTGGAATTTTCTTGGAGGTTCAAGAATTATCGTTCATCCAAAACTAACAAATTTCCTTGTCTATCGAAAAAGCTCAGGAGTAAACGCATCAt GGTTGACAAGTTCTCAGATTGCAAGCAGTGTTTTTACTTTGGGAACTGCAGCTGTTCTCCCATTTTACACGCTCATGGTTGTAGCTCCTAAAGCTGAAGTG ACTAGAAAGTCTATGGAAAGCAGCATTCCATTTATTGTGCTTGGACTTCTGTATGCATTTCTATTATACCTCTCTTGGACACCTGACACAATGCGTCTAATGTTTGCGAGTCAATACTGGTTACCAGAG CTGCCTGGTATAGCGAAGATGTTCTCCAGTGAGATGACATTAGCTTCAGCATGGATTCATTTGTTAGCTGTAGACCTCTTTGCTGCAAG GCAGGTATTTAATGATGGGCTAGAAAATGAAGTTGAGACTCGACATTCGGTTTCTCTTTGCCTGCTCTTTTGTCCGATTGGAATCGCCACTCATTTCATCACTAAAGCACTAACCAAAGGTTCTGGAACTACCAGGCATGACATGTAA
- the LOC118056040 gene encoding B3 domain-containing protein At2g33720: MEKHGGFDRGEVPWDQPRNKESKEELERARVAFNLRRMRTSYTPGDLLEESSRGVSTHLSLYHHYDPFTIKKKMKPSDLGNLCRLLVPSDLVEKHILPFLNTDQIKQVNQETSLGLKVRVWDMNTQSMHQLVFKRWSTSRSNIFNDGWTKDFVRRRNLVEGDEIGLYWNNYHSRFNLSVLSRAAASC, encoded by the coding sequence ATGGAGAAACACGGGGGATTTGATCGAGGAGAAGTCCCGTGGGATCAGCCAAGAAACAAAGAATCTAAGGAAGAGCTGGAGAGAGCAAGGGTGGCTTTTAATCTTAGGAGGATGAGAACGTCCTATACCCCGGGGGATCTGTTAGAGGAGAGTTCTCGTGGGGTATCAACTCATTTGAGTTTATATCATCACTATGATCCATTCACGatcaagaagaagatgaaaccaagtGATTTGGGTAATTTATGCAGGCTGCTCGTGCCTTCAGATCTGGTGGAGAAACACATCTTGCCTTTCTTAAATACGGATCAAATCAAACAGGTGAATCAAGAAACCAGTTTGGGTTTGAAGGTCAGGGTTTGGGATATGAACACACAGAGCATGCATCAGTTGGTCTTCAAGAGATGGAGCACGTCGAGGAGTAATATTTTCAATGATGGTTGGACAAAAGACTTCGTTAGAAGGAGGAATCTTGTTGAAGGTGATGAAATTGGACTCTACTGGAACAATTATCACTCTAGGTTTAATCTCAGTGTTCTAAGTAGGGCTGCTGCAAGCTGTTAG
- the LOC118055980 gene encoding uncharacterized protein encodes MMNQISLQQNAITCCDERRGLVSISDSKGLVVCPKPRRVGILANNPIRPLRWPVSHQAEVGDWKAGAELLDIILMKEGHEPDHSATQVVSSPPPFFCGSPPSRVGNPLIQDARFGDDKLTPMSPLPIPSPSGLSSPSSSARKGGCARMKFGLKPAMVRVEGFDCLNRDRQNSSIPAVA; translated from the exons ATGATGAATCAAATCAGTCTTCAGCAGAACGCCATTACTTGTTGTGATGAGAGAAGAGGTTTGGTTTCAATTTCTGATTCCAAGGGTCTTGTTGTTTGTCCAAAGCCTCGGCGAGTAGGAATTCTGGCTAATAATCCCATTAGGCCTTTGAGATGGCCTGTGAG CCATCAAGCCGAAGTGGGTGATTGGAAGGCTGGGGCGGAGCTTCTGGACATTATTCTCATGAAG GAGGGTCATGAACCAGATCATTCTGCTACCCAGGTGGTCTCATCGCCGCCTCCATTTTTTTGTGGGTCTCCTCCATCCAGAGTAGGCAACCCATTAATTCAAGATGCTAGATTTGGGGATGATAAACTCACTCCAATGTCACCATTGCCCATTCCATCTCCTTCAGGTTTATCTTCTCCATCGTCATCTGCACGCAAAGGAGGGTGTGCAAGAATGAAGTTTGGGCTTAAGCCAGCCATGGTTAGAGTAGAAGGATTTGATTGCCTCAACAGGGATCGCCAAAATTCCAGCATCCCTGCTGTGGCTTAG